The Juglans regia cultivar Chandler chromosome 1, Walnut 2.0, whole genome shotgun sequence nucleotide sequence tcactatttttcactatgtacttttttattattatttacagatgatcatctcaacatccaaacatagccAAAAGTCCACTTGGTGTACGTagctatatatcatatatattattactagcAATCTAGATAACAAGAGAATGACATGCACAAAAAGACGAAGATCAgtagaatgaatgaatgattaATGCATGGTTATTACCTGCTGAAATTGCAGATCTTCTTCACATGCGTATCTTGTCTGTTTGTGTCGATGACAAATTGATTTATGCAGAAAGGTACATTCATACACGTTCACATTGTTGGTGCCCTCCCCGGCCCACTCAAAGAAATGGTCCCTCTTTCTGCTCAAAAAGTTCCCCACAAAACTCCAAATGGTGTAAAAATGAATGCATGGCACCAAAGCAAGTAGTACTAGTTCCGTCCTCAAGCTAAGGTCCCCAGCGTCCAcgttcctagctagctagctcactTTTCCACACCATTCTAGCATGCAGTACTTCTTAATTGTTAGAAAGTTGTGGATATATTGATCATCTTGAAAGATTTTACTTACAAACTTATCTTTTACACGCCCAGCTAGCACATGATGACAATGTACTGAAGTACTAGTGATTCCCACCAGGCTTGCAAGTAGCAAAATTCAATCATTCGGCACGTCAAACTACATCATCTTCTAGCTAGGCTCCCAGGGATTCCTACTTTGATGGTCCAAGCCTACGGATCTTACTTCATCCTTAACATTAATTAAACAACTTAAgacattaattttttagtactcAAGTCGATCTTAATTAGCTCTTGTATCCCATCATTTTCAGATATGAAACACATGTTTGAGTTTTTTTACTGTAGAAAATGCCGGTACTAGGGACCAGCTCACAGTTGGAAATCATGTAGTCATCCCAGTAACAATGGTTGATATAGAAGTTGCACTTTTGTCTTGGAAGATCATCGTCTCCAGCTAGCCTGATGCGACGTCATTGACGACATGAACATTTTTCAACGTGGCAGCAAAAGAAGAATTAATTAAACACGTTTACCTGTACCATTTCTGATATATCGTCAGTGCAGGTTTGTGtgtctgtgtatatatatatatatatatatatatatatatgtatatattatattataatataatatatacatatatatatatatatatattctgatcttttgtttcaaaaaatgcATGTGTCAGCAGTGGACTGAGAAATAGGATCGATGATCAAGATCTCAGCTAGCATTATTGATTCATGAACTGGTGTTAAATTAACTGCAGTTCTTATCTTCATGCACTTAATTAGTTGGGGCTCACATTCAAAGAGCCATCTATATACGTCCAATTGATCTATACTGATCATCAATTGGCTTTGATACTTCCACATGACATCaattttttcccctcttttctCACTTGTTGCTGTACTAAAATGTTAGTTTAACTTGTCGGAGAACCTGTAATCTAATTACTAAAACTTCAAAACAACTCttaaaacacatataaacagaaaaggaaacgaagaaagaaaaacaaacgagtttgatgatgatgatgataaggaTGATGACAAggtcaaaaaaagaagaaggctAGGATAAATTCGAATTTCATGACCCAGATGGAACAAAGCTACATCCTCCACACAAATCCTGTGAACATTGAAGTAGATATACAAGTAACTTGAGAGGAATAAAGATCCAAAAAATAAGATGACACCTCAGCAGATAGATACAGGTAGTAAAGAAAGACGTACAGTGTCAGTTGAAGAGTCACTGTTTCTTAAAAGTGGTCATAAATGGGACAAATCGTATCCATACGAAATCTACTTACAAACAGTACGTACTGTCACAGATCAAACAAAAGCCATGCAATTCTAGAAAAGCGTAGAATACCGATCGACCAGTTTTGTTTTTGTCGACGCGCGCAcactattattatatattgagaaaaatCTCTTTGCCCGAGCCCACGCGGCCTCATGATGATGCAGTTTCTTCAGATTTTAGAGTTAAACATGATGCAGTAGTACTACCCAGCTAGCATTTTTTGTTgttcatattaatttttgactaatattaaataaatattataaaactggTATCTATCTTTTTGTTCACTTGAACCCTTAAATTCTTATCCGATTTTGAGTACAAAACTGGAGATCGAAGAGAATATCTTCTTTCTCCAGCCTCCAAAATCCTAGCCAACTAAACTCGAGTACACGCTTCATCTCTTCATTATCTTGGTGTATATATAGCCAGCAGTTTACCTTGTGTCTTATTATCGTTTTTGGATTCCTGTCGGTACTAATTCCATATTATGCAGTTCTGCAACTTGATATATATcaagagtgtgtgtgtgtgccttttcttttctttttttcttcttttgtgggATGTGCATGCATCAGGGATGGTCGTGGGGAAGAAGATACCTCAgttcaagatatatataatctgtCCACAGACCAAAAAATCTTGAAATGTTTTCAAATTATTTCTtggaaatatttaattatttccatTGATTGAACTTTTAATTAAAGCATTCAATCTTGAAAGAAGTAGTACAGTATTCTGAAGGTATTCAAGATCTATTAATAATGATTGCTGCAAGTAGTACTGCATTCCCGGCCAGTCATTAAGATCATACGATGACCAATTTCCTGATCATTATATCAATCTTATCCCCAAAAGTGGGTTCTGATACCCATGTGTTTCTGTCAGTGGAAGGCAACGAGTTTAATTTTGGCTGTAGGGTTGTGAAGCAAGTGAAGGCCTTATTTCAACTTTGGCTGCACAATCATTTTGTCATTACAAAAAGTAGGACAAAACACTAGAATATGCCTCGATTCAGATTCATTGCTCTGGCTAAGCTTCAAGCTAAAGAAAAACTAATGATATGGCTTTCATTGTGTTATCAACATTTGACTCTAAATTTGGAGTGAAAAAGAGGCATGAACAAGTAAATAGAGCTCCAAAAATCATGAAAGATCAGGAGCAGAGAGTAGTATAAAATGCTAGCTGGAGCTAAAATCCAGAATTCCAGATTTTAGAGCAATGATATATAAAGTTTGAGATTAGAGACAAACATTCCAAGTACTCCCAAGTACTATTAATTAAGATGCCAACTTTCCATTCCCCTTCTCCCCCAATATTCTAAAGAGCactatcattttatatttaaaagtgggCATCCCAAAGAACCTTTGTTCTCAACTCACTTTGGTTCTTCGATCCCCGCAGCTGTCGCTGTTAAATATTACTAAGACACTTCAAGTGATCGAAAGTTTGAGACTTTTAACAAAATTACTTAGGCAGCAGTTTAATATAATAGACTTAGCCAAAAGACACAAAAGTGGTTAGGTACTGATGTCAATAATTACATGGGGTTCCGTAGCTAGTGCATGGCGGTGAGGAAAGGgccatttcttctttctttttttttttttttaatggctaCACCAAGATATTTGAGATACCgagaaattttatgtattagtcattatttattttcacatttcataactataattttttcatagagtgaagtatttttcataagatatagaagtgtttttcataaagtgcTAAGTGATAAATTAATagctgatgagaataatttttcatctcaaaatgaGTTGAACTAATTCCAAGGGATAGACGCAATGACTTGTAAACAACATATATCTATATGAACAATATAAGagatgcttgtgtgtttgagcCTGTTATAACTAGAATGAATGAAACCACTTAAAAGTCCATTAGAGGACAATAGAAATCTCTAGTATCAACTGTTTTGGCTACTTTTCAGAGTAAGCATATATAATAGATCATTTATTCAgagaagaggagagaaaaaattcCCATTTAAGATTTACCATTATACTAATAATACCACCTAAAATATGTAacatattatttgatattcttcTGCTAGAGGTTGACATGCATCatcaatataataatttccatGGTTTATCCATGAATTTGTACGCTGATGGGGCCGAGAACAAGGGGTTCTGGGGATGATTTATTCTGTTCCAAAGGCCTTGGGGCGGCAAGGGTGAGCTCTAGATTAGGTGCTGCATTGGAGGAACTGGGTTTTGCTGCATTTGAAGCGTTCAGCCGGGAATCAAGTAATCCATATAGCCAAACGGGTACGGCCTGATTGCGTGAAGCTAATTGAAGACGGTCAATTTCTTGGTTCTCTGATTTGACATGTTCGGAGGAAGTGAGACCTTGCAGATCAGGAAGATTGCTATCTTTGTGAAGTTTATGCTGATCAGGGTTATATTGAGTACGAACTGGATGATCACTTGGCTTGGAATTAGAACTTTTAGCAGGCTGACCACACATGTTGCTGCGCCCAACCTTTTATGTTCATTccagggaaaaagaaaagaaaagaaactatTACTCAATTGATAAAGCTAGAGGGTGTGCAAATCAAAGGGTGCAAGGAAAATCTAATTTATACTAGCTAAAGAGGGAGCACGTACCATGTCAAAGAGGCTTGAACGCCGCTTCTTCTTGTCAAGGCTTGCTTGTCTCAGAAAATACTTCTGAGCATGGCTTGCAACTTGGGTTGGGGTTCTTGTTGTCACATAGTTTCTAGATATGCCTCTCCAGTCACCCTTTCCTAGCTTCTCAAGCCCAATCAGAAATGTCCGGTGCTCGTCTTCTGTCCATGGAACTCCTGAAGTACGTCCATAGGGATATCTATATTCGTTAACTTGATGCAAGACCAAATTTGTTTCCGCTAGGAACTACTTAgccaaaaaataacaataataataataataaactgaagaagaaaaggttGCTCAAAGATTCTTGTTCAGAAGTTGAAACAGTTCCATTgtaaagaacagaaaaaaaaaatgtcattttgcaGGGAAGTTACTAACCCTTCTTCCTCTCTTGGGGTCGACCAATGAGACCATCAGAAAGATAACCAATGGTGGTTTTATCAGAGTTTTCATCGATGGAAATTCCggaggaaaatgaagaagatggggAGGGAGATGAGTACAAGCAATCCATGCTGAAACTCTTCTTCATGGCAACAGAAGATGAGGATAAATCAAGCTGCACTCCAAAGAGCCTAAGACCAGCAGAAGAATTCCCTCTGTAAGTTGTGCAGGTCCTTGAATTATGGCCTATGTTTCCACAATGTGAGCACTTTCTGCCCATGTTCACCCGGACAAGCTCAAACTCAGATTAACGACCAGCACCCCCACAATACCAAACgcagagcgagagagagagagagagagagagagagagagagcacaaaTAACTAATATGTTTGGTAGTATATAACATGATGGGGGAGGGGTGGGGCTCATGAAAATGGATGCACACTAAGAGAAGATGATTGGATGGACATTGTTTATTgtaggatattttttttttcaacttgggttctaaaacaaaagcaaattataagtactcctctctccctctctttctctctagaAAAGCTTATCTTAATGGGATTAGTTTTGTCCTCAGGAGCAATACAGGGTATATTTTGTCCTCTGGAGTTTTGTAGCCATACTACTACTACTCTGTTGATGGGGACGCTTTGAATTCGTTTTCATCCATTTGGCATATAGTTTCGGAAACTCACAAAATAACGtagtttgatgtgatacgtcatattgtaaaattatttttattataaagtaaatctaacggatTCTACGAAACTGCATCAATTTGTAactttattttgtataatttctgtCTCTCCATGGTatcaatggagagagagagagagagtaggtaGATGACTCGAGACTTGAGACTTGAGACTCGAGAAGAAACATCACCgaaaatgagaactttgaaaaGTGATTCTGATCAGCCTACACCAATTCATGGGAAATTTACTACAATTATATCCATGGTTTATTATAAGTAGGAAAGATGACTGGGAAAGAAAATAGCTTTGAATTGAATTCACATTAgttctaccaaaaaaaaaaaagacttgggAAGTCAGATTCTTCATTTATCTTCTTGTTGTAAGtcaataaaaatacttaaaacgtGATGTAGAAGATTATGAGTACCCACCAAGTTTTTGTAAACACAAGTTTCCAATAAGTCTTGTCAACTCCAATAAAAAAGCTAAATTCTCGAAGGCAAAGACTGATGTACACCGTTTGATCAAAATGGTTGAAAAATGAAGAGgtagagacaaaaaaaaaaaaaaaaatatattaaataaataataaaatttatctcttcttaTCAGcttaaaattttggaataagtattgattttatataatatcagaGCAGAAGTTATAAATTCAAATCTTGATTCtacattttatcatattttattaaatatttcacgtgttaaGCTATTCACTAAGGAGAGTCTGGCTCACACGTGAGAGagaatgttaaaatataaaataaataataaaatctatctcttcttatcagtttaaacttttgagataagtgataattttacaCGATAATCCATTATTTATTCCTTCCACACAGGGAGGGCGGCGATGGCTGCAACGGATATagcaaaaaataagtaaaagacGTAGAATATGTACTAATGTTCTAATGTAGTGATCCTCATTATATTATAGTGTATAAAATTGACATGTCAAGATTTTATTGGTTGCTGATCTAGTCGGTACCGTTCCAAAGCGAAACTGTTTGATTAAACCCTTACTAGGTTAAAATCATGATTCATTTAATAATATAGAATAACTTAACACCATGGTTATACGTAATGCCAAGATATTTTTATCTAACTTATTAGTTGACCTGGCCTTGCCGTTCACATGATGTATGCATACCTTGATTCGAACTATTAGGTGTCTAACCAGTAACCATTGATTCAAAACCTCTATATTTGTTTAATATCAATTTAATTAGATCTTTTTAACCTTAAGAGATAACATTGAAATCAAAGATATCATGTATTTCCCTCataaataatgtaaaataatgccctttttttaagtttttatttttgtatgaaaaaacTCTCAGTACTTATGATGGGAAGGCCGAGATTCTGGCCGCCACATGGTGGGAGGCCAACCCGAACAAAGGAGGGAATCTTTTTTCCtctacatttaatatttttaaatattaaatttagaaaacttcaaaaaaaaatttagaaacaaaattaatgATTCTCCTTGCGTCGGTCGAGCGGGTGTACGGCTAGTTTTACTTCATTTATGAACGAATATTtagatgagaaattttatttatcattctttaTATCACACATCaacatatgatttattatttttatttttttatttaaacatctatatttaaatattaaataaatatatatataagttacatataaaaacatcaattttacacatatgatgtggtattattTAGACTACACATCTTCCTAAATGAGTGTTGgaaataatcaactagaagtaGTCACGTAGTGAGTGTAAAGTATACACTGCTATAATAAATtatctctaacattactcttaaatatttagatagatgtttttttatttccttattcACAAGAACAATGTTAGGTACAGTCTCTAAATGGAGACTGCAATGCAAGtctagattattttaattttaaaattttttaaaattataaaattatccctcctaaaataatattttttctcatttaataatatgcGTGCAcatataatttctatttaaaaattacaaatagaatttctttattCACAATACCCATAATTCTTTCTGGTTTTAAAAGCTAATGAGATTTTCCCAAGAAACACAAGATTTGGATTGTTTGACTTCTCACATAATCCATGATACTGTTATAACTATTCAAATTGATTATTATGGTACTTGGCTGAACATCATAGTCATAAACAGTATGCTGTGGGGATGATAATAGAGTGAGAACAGGATATTCTGTTTCCTTGTGTGGGAAAATAACATATACTTCAATAATTCATGCAAGATGGGGATTGAAATGCAATATATTTGTAGATACCTCACCCAACTAGCTTTTGTCTTTCTTAATCATATGTTTGTTATAATATTGATTAGCTGTTGAGTATGGGTCTTCTCATGTCATTGCATCTGGAACCCAATTtcagggatttttttttagccATTTTCACTGTCTGGACCAGCAAGCACCCCCATTAGGTCAATTATTCCAGGCTCTTAATTTggcattaaaaaattaaagtaaactGCACCcattgaaagaaatgaaaaaaaaaaaaaaaacaatttctttagTTTTATAAACCTTGTGATCAAACCTCGAGTGTTGATCACTTGCTTATTCTTTTGTTGAATATAATTCATATGCTGTATTTAGTTATGAGTAGTGTTATatgtacttatatttttatttataattttatttttaagatttattttgttattttttttttaattttaaatttcataattttcagtatatcaataactaacaca carries:
- the LOC109009824 gene encoding transcription factor MYBS3-like — protein: MGRKCSHCGNIGHNSRTCTTYRGNSSAGLRLFGVQLDLSSSSVAMKKSFSMDCLYSSPSPSSSFSSGISIDENSDKTTIGYLSDGLIGRPQERKKGVPWTEDEHRTFLIGLEKLGKGDWRGISRNYVTTRTPTQVASHAQKYFLRQASLDKKKRRSSLFDMVGRSNMCGQPAKSSNSKPSDHPVRTQYNPDQHKLHKDSNLPDLQGLTSSEHVKSENQEIDRLQLASRNQAVPVWLYGLLDSRLNASNAAKPSSSNAAPNLELTLAAPRPLEQNKSSPEPLVLGPISVQIHG